In Methanosarcina barkeri MS, a single window of DNA contains:
- the cobN gene encoding cobaltochelatase subunit CobN, producing MNEQLNNETSLLNKKIKVSILAFFMLLTLFSISPAAGSGDLQYELVASTTSDAEGNYLLSDVPDGNYTLIALYNEDKWRRADEQIQVQNGTDLIVTLDTSSRNIDEDESQALLDLSVSEAGLSGSAKISGLTRQKQMNADPIPLGSTNVLLLKEAGTETQDNSSQIQDNSSETQSNSSETQNNSSEAQSNSGETQDNSSQVQSNSGSSQHLNIAIVTGYRSHELPLKNLAEEVNSNSSLNLTLSCFMADYVMENDVDLSAMDIIYINMLSPSTAQKLTPTVDSAIANGCVVIDDDTLLNESIPLPEDQIESYREKLNNYWSNGAYDQKNLKNLIFCIASDCCGRSDLLYEEPHTLPERAIYHTNMTGYFTDSLDSYLAWYSNRSDGGHVYDPAKPTIAITMYQSYFPFQIEPIDALISKLEAKGYNVIATYGSDNLSSGDFFKQGDEVLVDAIISFTYFGNKFDAEELGVPVINGIVDNYMNRTEYEASSRPLPSDKMMKLDLQELWGAIDPVIMAATEVDPETETETSVSLDYQVDWLVDRVESWVNLSEIPESDKKVAIIYYNHGGGKDNIGASYLDVIPSLSNLLDAMAKDGYAVNKNQTLNETELLNLMLTQGINIGTWAPGELQKMVDTGKVVLLPESTYEKWFSELPEERQQEVIDQWGPAPGKIMVWENETGKYLVIPRIEVGKNVILAPQPSRGWLDDNEALYHDKDLPPHHQYIAFYLWLQHSEEEGGFDSDALVHFGRHGTQEWLPGKEFGLSRYDWPSLMIGDKPVIYPYVMDGLGEGNEAKRRGGAVIVDHLVPPILSAGSYGNYSNLSEAIQNYEQAEADASLKAAHRSEVLNLTQSLSLDKELNMTEAENNETYFNTTFLDRLEDLLDEYKNQSMPYGLHILGTSPKGEQLVGMVNSMLGTDFADSVNEFNKTEGSQLYLLDLVLNQGVNSTNAQKQVLGKSNETVSTFLSNAEDYAANLSLGEEEIDQVLNALDGKFIPGNLGGDPVRNPETLPSGRNFYAFDQRIVPTEAAWNLGQEMADQMLEAYVAEHGTYPKKVAYVLWAGETTRHEGVMESEILYLLGVKPVWNSGRVVDVEAIPMETLGRPRIDVVMQISGLYRDMYPDKVRLLDKAVKLAYAQEDSPNYVRENADALKSSLTSEGSLNDSEALDLALLRIFGSSDGAYGTGLPNAISSSDTWESNDALAELYINKMCNAYGEDVWGEDLKDLFKENLEGVEVTVHSRSTNLYGTLDNDDFFQYLGGLNLAISSVSGGEYPDSYITNMLTNGDEKTETLEKFLTRETYSRYFNSKWIEGMQGSGYAGAREMSDFVENLWGWEATNPDLISDDMWNQVYKTYVANQELSDWIKKNNPYAYQSMTARMLETARKGNWDASDEVLESLATEYEDSVVEDGVTCCHHTCGNPLLNSYVSGMVSVPGFSEAIENATQESLEQEDTEEQSNSGEKHSSGGNKGSSTPVIRSTESSNQTVVESDAGYGVDSPEPAPEVSKSSADPDYVEGYEMQKDSAEEPDNSGFSFSGSDIFGILFVIAAIGGIYFGFYKKKM from the coding sequence ATGAATGAACAGTTGAATAACGAAACGAGCCTTTTGAACAAAAAAATTAAGGTTTCAATACTGGCATTTTTTATGCTTTTAACGTTGTTTTCGATTTCTCCGGCGGCTGGAAGCGGAGATCTTCAGTATGAACTCGTTGCCAGTACAACCAGTGATGCCGAAGGCAACTACCTGCTTTCCGACGTTCCAGACGGAAACTATACACTTATAGCTCTTTATAATGAGGACAAATGGCGCCGTGCCGATGAACAAATTCAGGTTCAAAACGGAACGGACCTTATAGTGACTCTTGATACCTCCAGTAGGAATATCGATGAAGATGAGTCTCAGGCCCTTCTTGACCTGTCTGTCAGTGAGGCTGGCTTGTCTGGAAGTGCCAAAATCAGTGGACTTACCCGCCAGAAACAGATGAATGCGGACCCTATACCTCTGGGTTCCACAAACGTTCTTTTGTTAAAGGAAGCTGGAACAGAAACTCAGGATAACTCCAGCCAGATTCAGGATAACTCAAGTGAGACTCAGAGTAATTCCAGTGAGACTCAGAATAACTCAAGTGAGGCTCAGAGTAATTCCGGTGAAACTCAAGATAACTCCAGCCAGGTCCAGAGTAACTCCGGCAGCAGCCAGCATCTGAACATTGCCATTGTGACCGGATACAGGAGCCACGAGCTTCCACTAAAAAACCTGGCGGAAGAGGTCAACAGTAACAGCAGCCTGAACCTTACTCTTAGCTGCTTTATGGCTGACTACGTAATGGAAAATGACGTTGACCTGAGCGCAATGGACATAATCTACATCAACATGCTCAGTCCTTCAACAGCCCAGAAGCTCACACCGACAGTAGACAGTGCAATTGCTAATGGGTGTGTGGTTATTGATGATGACACCCTTCTGAATGAGAGCATCCCGCTTCCTGAAGACCAGATTGAAAGCTACAGGGAAAAACTGAACAACTACTGGAGTAATGGGGCTTACGATCAGAAAAACTTGAAAAATCTTATATTCTGCATCGCCAGTGACTGCTGCGGTAGATCTGACCTGCTATATGAGGAGCCGCATACGCTTCCAGAAAGGGCGATATACCACACAAACATGACAGGTTACTTTACCGATTCTCTGGATTCCTATCTTGCTTGGTATTCAAACCGAAGCGATGGAGGGCATGTATACGATCCTGCAAAGCCTACAATTGCAATTACCATGTACCAGAGCTATTTCCCATTCCAGATTGAGCCAATTGATGCCCTGATCTCAAAACTAGAAGCAAAAGGCTACAATGTTATTGCCACATACGGATCTGATAATCTTTCCTCCGGCGACTTTTTCAAGCAGGGGGATGAGGTCCTTGTGGATGCAATTATTTCATTTACATACTTTGGCAACAAATTTGATGCCGAAGAGCTCGGTGTGCCTGTAATCAACGGCATTGTTGACAATTACATGAACAGGACCGAGTATGAGGCAAGCAGCAGACCGCTTCCTTCGGATAAGATGATGAAGCTCGATTTGCAGGAACTCTGGGGAGCTATTGACCCGGTAATAATGGCTGCAACGGAAGTAGATCCCGAAACCGAGACTGAAACTTCGGTTTCCTTAGATTACCAGGTAGACTGGCTTGTTGACCGTGTGGAAAGCTGGGTGAACCTCAGTGAAATTCCGGAGTCGGACAAAAAAGTTGCTATAATCTATTATAATCACGGAGGAGGGAAGGATAACATAGGGGCTTCTTATCTCGATGTCATTCCAAGTTTGTCCAACCTTCTTGACGCTATGGCTAAAGACGGATATGCCGTGAATAAAAACCAGACCTTAAACGAAACTGAACTCCTGAATTTGATGCTTACCCAGGGTATAAACATAGGGACCTGGGCGCCTGGGGAACTCCAGAAAATGGTTGATACCGGCAAAGTCGTTCTTCTCCCAGAAAGTACCTATGAAAAATGGTTCTCGGAACTACCTGAAGAGAGACAGCAGGAAGTTATTGACCAGTGGGGCCCTGCACCTGGAAAAATTATGGTCTGGGAAAACGAGACTGGAAAATATCTCGTGATTCCCAGAATCGAGGTAGGGAAGAACGTAATTCTGGCTCCACAACCTTCAAGAGGCTGGCTTGATGATAACGAGGCTCTCTATCATGACAAGGATTTACCTCCTCACCACCAGTACATTGCTTTCTATCTCTGGCTCCAGCATTCCGAGGAAGAAGGAGGATTCGACAGTGATGCCCTTGTTCACTTCGGCAGGCATGGGACTCAGGAATGGCTTCCTGGAAAGGAGTTCGGGCTTTCTCGGTACGACTGGCCTTCCCTGATGATAGGTGATAAGCCTGTGATTTATCCTTATGTTATGGACGGGCTTGGGGAAGGCAATGAGGCAAAACGCAGAGGAGGGGCAGTCATAGTCGACCATCTTGTTCCACCGATTCTTTCAGCAGGAAGCTATGGAAATTATTCAAACCTGAGTGAAGCTATCCAGAATTATGAACAGGCCGAGGCAGATGCCTCTCTTAAAGCGGCTCACAGGTCTGAAGTCTTAAACCTGACCCAATCTCTTTCTCTGGATAAAGAACTTAACATGACAGAAGCAGAAAATAATGAGACTTACTTTAATACAACTTTCCTGGATAGGCTTGAAGATCTTCTGGACGAGTATAAGAACCAGTCCATGCCTTACGGGCTGCATATCCTGGGTACAAGCCCTAAAGGAGAGCAGCTTGTTGGCATGGTAAATTCAATGCTTGGAACTGACTTTGCCGACTCGGTTAATGAATTCAATAAAACCGAAGGATCCCAGCTTTATTTGCTTGACCTTGTCCTTAACCAGGGAGTCAATTCCACAAACGCCCAGAAGCAGGTGCTCGGAAAAAGCAATGAAACCGTCAGTACTTTCCTTTCCAATGCGGAAGACTATGCTGCAAACCTGTCTCTTGGGGAAGAGGAAATCGATCAGGTTCTCAATGCCCTGGACGGCAAGTTTATCCCTGGAAACCTGGGAGGAGATCCTGTTAGAAATCCGGAAACTCTACCGTCTGGAAGAAACTTCTATGCGTTTGACCAGCGGATAGTGCCAACAGAAGCTGCCTGGAATTTAGGGCAGGAGATGGCTGACCAGATGCTTGAAGCTTATGTTGCCGAGCATGGGACCTATCCGAAAAAGGTGGCTTATGTACTCTGGGCAGGGGAAACCACAAGGCATGAAGGGGTTATGGAATCAGAGATCCTCTACCTGCTCGGGGTTAAGCCTGTATGGAACAGCGGCAGAGTAGTTGATGTGGAGGCTATTCCAATGGAGACACTGGGAAGGCCAAGAATTGATGTGGTAATGCAGATCTCCGGACTCTACAGGGACATGTACCCTGACAAGGTTCGCCTGTTGGACAAGGCCGTAAAACTAGCTTATGCCCAGGAAGACTCTCCTAACTATGTCCGGGAAAATGCAGATGCTCTGAAATCTTCTTTGACGAGTGAAGGTTCTCTTAATGATAGTGAGGCTCTGGACCTTGCCCTGCTCAGGATTTTTGGGTCTTCGGACGGCGCCTACGGTACAGGCCTTCCAAATGCGATCTCTTCAAGTGATACTTGGGAAAGCAACGACGCTCTTGCAGAGCTTTACATCAACAAGATGTGTAATGCCTATGGAGAAGACGTGTGGGGCGAAGACCTGAAGGATCTTTTTAAAGAGAACCTTGAAGGGGTTGAAGTTACAGTGCACAGCCGGAGTACAAACCTCTACGGGACTCTGGATAATGACGATTTCTTCCAGTACCTTGGAGGGCTAAATCTTGCGATCAGTTCCGTTTCGGGAGGAGAGTACCCTGATTCATATATTACGAACATGCTGACAAACGGGGACGAGAAAACCGAAACTCTGGAAAAGTTTCTTACAAGGGAAACCTACTCCAGATATTTCAATTCAAAGTGGATTGAAGGTATGCAGGGAAGCGGTTATGCAGGAGCCAGGGAAATGTCGGATTTCGTTGAGAATCTCTGGGGCTGGGAAGCAACGAACCCGGATTTGATCAGTGATGACATGTGGAACCAGGTGTATAAGACGTACGTAGCGAACCAGGAACTTAGCGACTGGATTAAGAAGAATAATCCTTATGCTTACCAGTCCATGACAGCCAGAATGCTGGAGACTGCACGCAAAGGCAACTGGGATGCCTCTGATGAGGTACTCGAAAGCCTTGCTACGGAATATGAAGACTCCGTAGTCGAAGATGGAGTTACCTGCTGCCACCATACCTGCGGAAATCCCCTTCTCAACAGCTATGTATCAGGCATGGTCTCGGTCCCAGGTTTTAGCGAAGCAATAGAAAATGCTACGCAGGAATCCCTTGAACAAGAAGATACTGAAGAACAAAGCAACAGTGGTGAAAAACACAGCAGTGGTGGTAATAAAGGAAGTTCGACACCTGTAATTCGGAGTACGGAGAGCAGCAATCAGACTGTTGTAGAGAGCGATGCAGGATATGGGGTTGATTCTCCCGAACCTGCACCTGAGGTCTCGAAATCATCTGCTGACCCGGATTATGTTGAAGGCTATGAGATGCAGAAAGATTCTGCAGAAGAGCCAGATAATAGCGGTTTCTCATTTTCGGGTTCCGATATTTTTGGAATTCTCTTCGTGATAGCAGCCATTGGTGGAATCTATTTCGGGTTCTATAAAAAGAAAATGTAA